The following proteins are co-located in the Leptospira weilii genome:
- a CDS encoding Gfo/Idh/MocA family protein produces the protein MIPVLLIGLGRIASLLEKDSLRNRPCTHAGTIFSPWGKKKFFLVGAIDPSEDRRSRFCKDWNIPKILCFPDFKNWASSFYSSQSEKDNVNSTDLRWKKKGRNFPHSNSIDPASCLVVIATPSETHYELAKAAIDFGFRRLLVEKPVCHSLSLARKLSKLCCKTGTDLRVNHERRYHPLYIQVRKWIQEETYGPVRTIRASVLTSARNPGRAILDKTGPLFHDGTHAVDLLTWYLGMPDRVVSVLRSYPNSPVEEQALALMTYPKGETVFLEAGGMRNYFQFELDIQTENARFLVGNDEVRFWKSEPSRKYKGFKSLTPISISEKSSAGSNPFLNLYDSLFRHLSGKSSRITGDMEENLQILTLLDTIRRRAEKRFLGV, from the coding sequence ATGATTCCCGTTTTACTCATAGGTCTGGGAAGAATCGCTTCTCTCCTGGAAAAGGATTCCCTTCGTAACCGTCCTTGCACGCACGCCGGAACGATTTTTTCACCTTGGGGAAAAAAGAAATTCTTTCTCGTAGGGGCTATTGATCCATCCGAAGATCGAAGAAGCCGATTTTGCAAAGATTGGAATATTCCGAAAATTTTATGTTTCCCCGATTTTAAAAATTGGGCTTCCTCGTTTTATTCTTCTCAAAGTGAAAAAGATAATGTAAATTCTACCGATTTGAGATGGAAAAAAAAAGGCCGCAACTTTCCACATTCGAACTCAATCGACCCCGCTTCCTGTCTTGTAGTGATCGCGACTCCTTCCGAAACGCATTATGAACTCGCAAAGGCAGCGATCGATTTCGGATTTCGAAGGTTACTCGTCGAAAAACCGGTTTGTCATTCTCTTTCGCTTGCGCGCAAACTCTCGAAACTCTGTTGTAAAACGGGAACGGATCTGAGAGTCAATCACGAAAGAAGATACCATCCTCTTTATATTCAAGTCCGCAAATGGATCCAAGAAGAAACCTACGGACCGGTTCGAACGATACGCGCTTCCGTTTTGACTTCCGCACGGAATCCGGGCCGGGCAATCCTGGACAAAACCGGTCCTCTCTTTCACGACGGAACTCATGCGGTTGATCTTTTAACCTGGTATCTCGGAATGCCGGATCGGGTCGTTTCCGTTTTACGTTCCTACCCAAATTCTCCCGTAGAAGAGCAGGCTTTAGCGCTGATGACCTATCCCAAGGGTGAGACGGTTTTTTTGGAGGCGGGGGGAATGAGAAATTACTTTCAATTCGAGTTGGATATCCAAACGGAGAACGCGCGTTTTCTCGTCGGAAATGACGAAGTTCGCTTTTGGAAGTCCGAACCTTCCCGAAAATACAAAGGATTTAAAAGTTTGACTCCGATTTCAATTTCCGAAAAATCTTCCGCAGGCTCGAATCCGTTTCTGAATCTATACGATTCTCTTTTTCGGCATTTGTCCGGAAAATCGTCTCGGATCACCGGGGACATGGAGGAGAATCTTCAAATTCTCACTCTACTGGATACGATCCGGAGAAGAGCCGAAAAAAGATTCCTAGGGGTTTAG
- a CDS encoding ABC1 kinase family protein, with translation MLVTGTAEPQETQSYKRHGSSWRFWNASSFVWKKIWSIFWFFKLGKIFFPSYRDRVVQENFFRTLGEDCRNFFLSMGGVYIKLGQYLGNLSHIFPDSFTESLQDLQDRVPPHPFSEIEERFRLEFGKEITKVFPNIQSVPEASASTAQVHVASIGGQKVAVKVLYPGIETLIADDLKNIRSFLKRINRYLFRFEYKKIHDEINHLVTRETDLQSEADSYDRMRQLFAEEPDYVFPKVIRPFSGKSVLVTEFIEGVKITRAIPVLKGQAKSRPVELLVRAYVLMIFQYRFYHADPHPGNLIYTKDEKLCFIDFGAVGEMNAIRVFALKKIFLCAIAKDYYGVVSGLDDIGALSASADRDKLEEVVRYSLEKLGRFIADTDYFRNLSLDQIHTREDRLFLKEINSSLKEIFRMIQIPENFIFLERVLGLLVGITAILDPYRTVLDYGEKPFRTVATGKEGGLEFSLLNEDKNLLSHALSIPGEFYKVLQNINRGRQGIQLQEVERHTRKMYVLGHQFLYSGFLVAGIYFGNYYLERGMEIQSWGFFGTSGFLGLILIYSFWKNKLKKKGTLS, from the coding sequence ATGCTCGTAACCGGAACAGCCGAACCTCAGGAAACCCAGTCATACAAACGACACGGTAGTTCCTGGAGATTTTGGAACGCGAGTTCCTTCGTCTGGAAAAAAATATGGTCTATATTCTGGTTTTTTAAACTGGGAAAAATTTTTTTTCCTTCCTACAGAGATAGGGTCGTTCAGGAAAATTTTTTTCGTACATTAGGAGAAGATTGCCGTAACTTCTTCTTATCCATGGGAGGAGTTTATATCAAACTCGGTCAATATCTCGGAAACCTTTCCCATATCTTTCCGGATTCGTTTACCGAATCTCTTCAAGATCTTCAGGATAGAGTTCCCCCTCATCCTTTTTCAGAAATCGAAGAACGTTTTCGTTTGGAATTCGGGAAAGAAATCACAAAAGTTTTCCCGAACATTCAAAGCGTTCCCGAGGCGAGCGCGTCCACGGCTCAGGTTCACGTTGCTTCCATTGGAGGTCAAAAGGTTGCCGTAAAAGTTTTATATCCCGGAATCGAGACCTTGATCGCAGACGATCTGAAGAATATCCGCTCTTTTTTGAAAAGAATCAATCGTTATCTCTTTCGTTTCGAATACAAAAAGATCCACGATGAAATCAACCATCTCGTAACCAGGGAAACCGATCTTCAGTCGGAAGCGGATTCTTATGATCGAATGAGACAACTTTTCGCCGAAGAACCGGATTACGTATTTCCGAAAGTTATCCGCCCATTTTCGGGTAAAAGTGTTTTGGTTACGGAATTTATAGAAGGGGTTAAGATTACCAGGGCGATTCCCGTACTCAAAGGTCAGGCCAAGTCCAGGCCTGTGGAACTTCTTGTTCGTGCCTATGTGTTGATGATTTTTCAGTATCGCTTTTATCATGCGGACCCGCATCCCGGAAATCTGATTTACACGAAAGATGAAAAACTTTGTTTCATCGATTTCGGAGCCGTGGGGGAAATGAATGCGATCAGGGTTTTTGCTCTGAAAAAAATCTTTCTCTGTGCGATTGCCAAAGATTATTATGGAGTCGTTTCCGGTTTGGACGACATAGGCGCGTTATCTGCTTCCGCGGATCGGGATAAACTCGAAGAGGTTGTTCGCTATTCTTTGGAAAAGTTGGGAAGGTTTATCGCGGATACGGATTATTTCCGAAACCTTTCTCTGGATCAGATTCATACCAGAGAGGATCGACTTTTTTTAAAGGAGATCAATTCTAGTCTGAAGGAAATTTTTAGAATGATTCAGATTCCGGAAAATTTTATTTTCCTGGAACGTGTTCTGGGATTACTGGTAGGGATTACCGCGATCTTGGATCCTTATAGAACCGTTTTGGACTACGGGGAAAAGCCCTTCCGGACTGTCGCCACCGGAAAAGAAGGCGGACTGGAGTTTTCTTTGTTAAACGAAGATAAGAATCTTTTGAGTCATGCCCTTTCCATTCCGGGAGAATTTTATAAAGTACTTCAGAACATCAATCGGGGAAGGCAGGGAATCCAGCTCCAGGAGGTGGAGCGGCACACTCGCAAGATGTACGTTCTGGGACATCAGTTTTTATATTCTGGATTCCTGGTTGCGGGAATTTATTTCGGAAATTACTATCTCGAAAGAGGAATGGAAATTCAAAGTTGGGGATTTTTTGGAACCTCCGGATTTTTGGGACTGATACTTATTTATTCATTTTGGAAAAACAAACTTAAAAAGAAAGGAACTCTCTCGTGA
- a CDS encoding lipoprotein signal peptidase — protein sequence MKYFGKRFLDVYRPLYIGVIFLGIVLDLVTKFLVILYFEPHRYLEVLGSFFRMTLTFNTGFVFGAFQDNAIPSLIATGIAIVFLIGYRWKNYDLGNPWGWNLVMAGAFGNFLDKFFIKIPGTGFRFGFQPNVGEYIGVVDFLDFDWPDFLLFSRWPAFNVADSCVTIGLTILIFTMKLEEEK from the coding sequence GTGAAATATTTTGGAAAACGATTTTTAGACGTCTATCGCCCTCTTTACATAGGCGTTATCTTTCTCGGGATCGTATTAGATCTTGTGACTAAGTTTCTCGTCATTCTCTACTTTGAACCGCACCGTTATCTGGAAGTGCTCGGAAGTTTTTTCAGAATGACTCTTACCTTCAATACCGGTTTCGTGTTCGGAGCGTTTCAAGATAATGCGATTCCGTCTTTGATCGCAACCGGAATTGCAATTGTGTTTCTCATCGGATACAGATGGAAAAATTACGATCTTGGAAATCCTTGGGGGTGGAACCTCGTAATGGCCGGCGCTTTTGGAAATTTCCTGGATAAGTTCTTCATAAAAATTCCGGGCACTGGATTTCGTTTTGGGTTTCAACCGAACGTGGGAGAATATATCGGAGTCGTCGACTTCTTGGATTTCGATTGGCCGGACTTTCTTCTTTTTTCAAGATGGCCCGCGTTCAATGTGGCGGATTCCTGCGTGACGATCGGGCTTACGATTCTGATCTTTACGATGAAACTCGAAGAGGAGAAATAA
- a CDS encoding cyclic nucleotide-binding domain-containing protein — MKALDLPIWRKLFVRKEANNKAIIQFLRETSVFGRMKKRTLIEIARMVHVREYQESEMVFRQGDVGAGFYLVYEGSVVIRSVRDGIELDLAHLDRHSFFGELSLFTEERRTASAITLEPTTLLGFFQPDLKEIIETKPRIGIEILMSLSTVIVERLHRTNGLLEKAYFKGKQRNA, encoded by the coding sequence TTGAAAGCTCTCGATCTACCCATCTGGAGAAAATTATTCGTTCGTAAGGAAGCGAATAACAAAGCGATCATTCAGTTCCTCAGGGAAACCTCCGTTTTTGGGAGAATGAAAAAAAGAACCCTAATTGAAATCGCAAGGATGGTACACGTTCGAGAATATCAAGAAAGTGAAATGGTTTTTCGTCAGGGGGATGTCGGGGCCGGATTTTATCTGGTCTATGAGGGTTCGGTCGTAATCCGTTCCGTTAGAGATGGAATCGAACTTGATCTCGCTCATCTTGATCGGCATTCGTTCTTCGGAGAACTTTCCCTTTTTACGGAAGAAAGAAGAACGGCTAGCGCGATCACTCTTGAACCGACGACGTTGCTCGGATTTTTCCAACCCGATCTCAAAGAAATCATAGAAACAAAGCCGAGGATCGGCATTGAAATTCTTATGAGTCTTTCTACGGTGATCGTGGAAAGACTGCATCGAACCAATGGGCTTTTAGAAAAAGCCTACTTCAAAGGAAAACAAAGGAATGCGTGA
- a CDS encoding AI-2E family transporter, whose translation MRDPEIREFSGHFIRTSFFLIVVFTIIVSLWGLQLLAVPIVLALLIFYTFNGMINDLESLGVPRILSIAILMLFTSIPIYLFINSVASPIASTLNPLLKNWKQDLDDAKFKYLTVTVNLQFNEFPASWNETIRPDELIKKIAELMHEQVKGFVSYIPTLIGYLLITPLFAFLFLLNGNGIYKSLISLIPNRYFEMALMITYKINEQLTNYLKSLMIQSMIICAVSSLGFYIVGLPYFYIFGLFLGIANSIPYLGPIMGAIPPLFFALVIGGTETTGLMISILIVVSIAQIIDNFLVQPIVISGSMSLHPIVIVGAVTVGGAALGLVGMLIAVPMAAILKVTIQTLYSSMKDHNLL comes from the coding sequence ATGCGTGATCCGGAAATCAGGGAATTTTCCGGACACTTCATTCGGACAAGTTTCTTTCTCATCGTTGTTTTTACAATCATCGTTTCTCTTTGGGGACTTCAACTACTCGCGGTTCCGATCGTGTTGGCTCTTTTGATCTTCTATACGTTTAATGGAATGATCAACGATCTGGAAAGTTTGGGCGTGCCTAGAATTCTTTCCATTGCAATTCTGATGTTGTTTACGAGCATTCCAATTTATCTGTTCATCAACTCAGTCGCTTCTCCGATCGCTTCCACCTTAAATCCGCTTTTGAAAAACTGGAAACAGGATCTGGACGACGCAAAGTTCAAATATTTGACCGTAACCGTCAATCTTCAGTTCAATGAATTCCCCGCTTCTTGGAACGAAACGATCCGCCCCGACGAACTGATTAAGAAAATCGCGGAGCTGATGCACGAACAAGTGAAAGGGTTCGTGTCTTATATTCCGACTTTGATCGGTTATTTGCTCATCACTCCTTTGTTTGCGTTTTTATTTTTACTGAACGGAAACGGAATCTATAAAAGTCTGATTTCCCTGATACCAAATCGTTATTTTGAAATGGCTCTTATGATCACGTACAAGATCAACGAACAACTTACGAATTATCTCAAAAGTCTAATGATTCAAAGTATGATCATTTGCGCTGTTTCCAGCTTGGGATTTTATATCGTCGGATTGCCTTATTTTTACATTTTCGGTCTCTTTTTGGGAATCGCCAATTCGATTCCCTATCTAGGTCCGATTATGGGGGCGATTCCGCCTTTGTTTTTTGCTCTCGTTATCGGAGGAACCGAAACGACAGGACTTATGATTTCGATTTTGATCGTGGTATCGATCGCGCAGATTATTGATAATTTTCTAGTACAGCCGATTGTAATTTCGGGTTCGATGTCTCTTCATCCGATTGTAATTGTAGGTGCGGTTACCGTGGGAGGGGCCGCGCTTGGTCTCGTGGGAATGCTCATCGCGGTCCCGATGGCGGCGATCTTAAAAGTGACGATCCAAACTCTTTATAGTTCGATGAAGGATCACAATCTGCTTTGA
- a CDS encoding antitoxin encodes MEPSIERNEWKSVNNKAQYLKKFKSAAKNTLLKNKRMNIRIAGKDIQLLKTKALEIGIPYQTLVSSILHQYVTGKLTER; translated from the coding sequence TTGGAGCCCTCTATCGAGCGAAATGAATGGAAGTCGGTTAATAATAAAGCACAATATTTGAAAAAATTTAAATCTGCCGCCAAGAATACTCTATTAAAAAATAAGCGAATGAATATTAGAATTGCCGGGAAAGATATCCAATTATTAAAAACTAAGGCTTTGGAGATTGGGATTCCTTATCAGACTTTAGTTTCAAGTATATTGCATCAGTATGTAACCGGTAAATTGACAGAACGGTAA
- a CDS encoding DMT family transporter, whose protein sequence is MESKWKPFWGISLVLAGAVFFSAKAIFVKLVYRYNIDSTTALTLRMLFAIPFFAWIAYRSGNMNKDFVLTKKDWGLILVLSFLGYYLASLFDFIGLEYISAGLERITLFVYPTIVLIIGSILFKRKIKRAEIFAILLTYSGIVVAFIGDIQAEGPNTTKGVLFILGSAIAYALYLVGSESLIPKLGSVRFTSYLMLLSGSIVIIHFLITRHPASLIQPTNVYLYGLALGVLTTVIPAYFTTEGIRMIGSGKAAIVGSVGPMSTILLAWIFLGEPITFSGLVGTILVLTGVLWIGRKKPEPKTEENS, encoded by the coding sequence ATGGAATCCAAATGGAAACCTTTTTGGGGAATCTCTCTCGTATTAGCGGGAGCTGTTTTCTTTTCTGCAAAGGCGATCTTTGTCAAATTGGTCTATCGATACAATATCGATTCGACCACGGCACTCACACTCAGAATGTTATTTGCAATTCCGTTTTTCGCTTGGATCGCCTACCGATCCGGAAATATGAACAAAGACTTCGTTCTCACAAAAAAAGATTGGGGCTTAATTTTGGTTCTCAGCTTTTTAGGTTATTACCTGGCGAGCCTATTCGACTTTATAGGTTTGGAATATATCTCGGCGGGTTTGGAAAGAATCACCTTATTCGTATATCCTACGATCGTCCTCATTATCGGTTCTATTCTTTTCAAAAGGAAAATCAAAAGAGCGGAAATATTTGCAATCCTTCTCACATATTCCGGAATCGTGGTCGCATTCATAGGAGACATTCAGGCCGAAGGACCAAATACAACGAAAGGTGTGCTATTCATACTCGGATCGGCGATCGCTTACGCTTTATACCTCGTAGGAAGCGAATCTTTGATCCCGAAACTCGGTTCGGTTCGATTCACTTCCTATCTAATGCTTTTATCCGGTTCGATCGTAATAATTCATTTTCTTATCACTCGCCACCCTGCCTCTCTGATCCAGCCTACTAACGTATATTTATACGGACTGGCTCTCGGAGTTTTAACGACCGTAATTCCGGCTTATTTCACCACGGAAGGAATTCGAATGATCGGTTCCGGAAAAGCGGCGATTGTGGGTTCTGTGGGCCCGATGTCTACGATTTTACTTGCTTGGATATTTCTCGGAGAACCGATCACTTTTTCCGGACTTGTGGGAACCATCCTCGTTTTAACGGGAGTTCTTTGGATCGGTAGAAAAAAACCGGAACCAAAAACCGAAGAAAATTCTTAA
- a CDS encoding bile acid:sodium symporter family protein → MESNLLTKIFLPAALGIIMLGMGMTLTIADFKRIFVLPKAVLTGLTLQLLLLPITGWLIASVSGLSGELSVGLILLAICPGGATSNLITHLAKGDVALSITLTAITSCITVLSIPFLLNMSMRHFLGAGQIIELNIPQTILQIFLITVLPVSIGMILNSKKPEFSRKFEKTIKVLSGIFLILIITGAIVRERQNIVPFFIQVGPASLALNLITMTLGYLGATLMKVTHSQRTSITIEVGIQNGTLGIAIASTILNNPAMAIPSAIYSLIMFATGGLFSIWMHRIPNQT, encoded by the coding sequence ATGGAATCCAATTTACTGACAAAGATATTTCTTCCGGCCGCGTTAGGTATCATCATGCTCGGAATGGGAATGACTCTCACCATCGCCGACTTCAAACGAATTTTCGTCCTTCCCAAAGCGGTGCTCACGGGGTTAACATTGCAGCTTCTGCTTTTGCCGATCACTGGATGGCTAATCGCAAGCGTCTCCGGACTTTCGGGAGAACTTTCCGTAGGTTTGATTCTTTTAGCGATCTGCCCGGGAGGAGCGACTTCCAACCTTATCACTCATCTTGCAAAAGGAGACGTCGCCCTTTCTATAACGTTAACCGCAATCACAAGCTGTATCACCGTTCTCTCGATCCCCTTCCTTTTAAATATGTCCATGCGCCATTTTCTCGGAGCCGGACAAATAATCGAACTCAACATTCCTCAGACGATTCTCCAAATCTTTCTGATTACCGTATTACCGGTGTCGATCGGGATGATTCTCAATTCGAAAAAACCGGAATTTTCCCGAAAGTTCGAAAAAACGATAAAAGTTCTTTCCGGAATTTTTCTGATCCTAATCATCACGGGCGCCATTGTTCGAGAAAGGCAAAACATTGTACCATTTTTCATCCAGGTGGGTCCCGCTTCCTTGGCACTCAATCTAATTACGATGACATTGGGTTATCTGGGGGCGACTCTGATGAAGGTGACGCATTCCCAAAGAACTTCCATCACGATCGAAGTGGGAATTCAGAACGGAACCTTGGGAATTGCGATCGCAAGCACAATCCTAAACAATCCGGCAATGGCGATTCCGTCTGCAATTTACAGCTTGATTATGTTTGCCACGGGAGGGCTTTTTTCTATCTGGATGCATAGAATTCCGAATCAAACTTAA
- a CDS encoding lysophospholipid acyltransferase family protein translates to MEERSITHKNEKRSLKRKFLIWLIPFLVVNLQKLIGFTSRRINIGNESIEKIRREKKTYILSAWHTNVLYSPYLNRNLGVAVLISESKDGDFINQVVHRFGNCSVRGSSSKGGSKALKALITHLKKNLPAAITPDGPRGPALVVQPGLIASAQISQVPIVPFHYECTRQWVAERAWDKHRIPKPFTTFVVSYGEPIYIPRDLDEKGFEEARLRVEKAMLENRQRSIDKAEELRKNNILKSECVKN, encoded by the coding sequence ATGGAAGAACGTTCTATCACTCATAAAAACGAAAAGCGGTCTCTTAAAAGAAAATTTTTAATTTGGCTCATTCCGTTCCTCGTAGTCAATCTACAGAAACTGATCGGGTTTACTTCTCGAAGAATCAATATAGGAAACGAAAGTATCGAGAAAATTCGTAGGGAAAAAAAAACCTATATTCTTTCCGCTTGGCATACGAATGTTTTATATTCTCCTTATCTCAACCGAAACTTAGGAGTGGCCGTTCTCATTTCCGAATCCAAAGACGGAGACTTTATCAATCAGGTTGTTCATCGATTCGGTAATTGCAGCGTTCGAGGTAGTTCTTCTAAGGGGGGTTCCAAAGCTCTCAAAGCATTGATTACTCATCTTAAAAAAAATCTTCCTGCGGCGATTACACCCGATGGGCCTAGGGGGCCGGCGTTAGTCGTACAACCCGGCTTGATCGCTTCCGCTCAGATTTCTCAAGTTCCGATCGTTCCGTTTCATTATGAATGTACTCGTCAATGGGTTGCCGAAAGAGCTTGGGACAAACATAGAATTCCGAAACCGTTCACTACTTTTGTGGTTTCGTACGGAGAGCCGATTTATATCCCTAGAGATTTGGACGAAAAGGGTTTTGAAGAGGCTCGGCTGAGAGTGGAAAAAGCGATGCTCGAAAACCGACAGAGAAGCATCGACAAGGCTGAAGAATTAAGAAAAAATAATATTCTTAAAAGTGAATGTGTTAAAAATTGA